DNA sequence from the Nicotiana tomentosiformis chromosome 3, ASM39032v3, whole genome shotgun sequence genome:
CAACTTGATGGCAAGGTCGACCATTTGGACGGACAAGTGTAGACTATGGCAGAAAGGCAGGGGAATCCGGAATCGTTGGTCACCAGACGCTCGCTAATGAGTACCGCGTCTTCCCAGTGAAGTAGAGCCGTCTTCATGGGGCCTCAACGATCCCGGTGGCGATGTCCAAAGCGTGACGGACCGGGTCAAATTGAGGAGCTTGCTGTGGAGATAGGTTTCCGGTTCGTGAACCGAATGTCTCACCTGGCGACTCCAGACTTGAGTCCCGGAACCACAGCCATTCAACGGGATTCGAAATGCCAAGGCTCGAAGACCTCTGGGACATGGAACAGTACTTTAAGGCTGTTCGTGCCCCTTTTGACGACCAAGGCACAATGGCAACAATCTATCTCTCTGGGGATGCGAAGAATATTTGAAACGACTTTCGAACCATCACACGGATTCCGACCCAACTACCGTAAGAACAGAATGGAAGGGCAAAAAACGATTCTATGCGCAGACGTGAAAGCTCTATCAATAGAAAGATTCTAGCTTCTTTTTATTTAGAGAGGAATGATTCCCTCGTCTGAGAACCGCCATTCACATACTATTCCTCCCCACTAAAAAGAGCGATTGAGAATCTCTAGAACCTAAACAAAAATGCAGAAGTGAGCGTACCCTAAGGCTCTCCTCTCTCCCCCTTTTTTAGCCAACACCATCAACCCCATTTTTCACTGGGTCAAAGCCTAAAATCTGATGAATAGAAGGAAAGGAGATCAGAAAGATAGGCGAACGACTTGACTATAGTATAGGTCGGATGTTTCCATGAGCAGTAAGCAGCAGATCTCCCCTTATTTTGGGAAAGCTGGTGGCCGCGTGTGAATTCTTTCAAGGCAAAGGGCGGCCTGATTCGACATTCTTATTTACTCTGATCCGGTCGAGGTGGTTTTCGTTTACCAGCACATAGGTGTTCTAAATTCCTATGACCGAGTCTTTCTGGCCCCTGTGAACATCTTTTCTTAATGTATTAAAGAGGGCCTCTCTAACCGGTGAAAAGTGGTGGGTGTCCACTAACGGTCATTCCTGGCTCGGCTCCGATAGCGCAATTTCGGGAGGAGTCGGTAGTTGGGCACTGGATCCCTTCGGACCTGGAGAATGTGTGACGCTGGGTCGGGGTTTGGTGAACCAACTGGTCGCTCCTCTAGTTGAAGTATCGGGCCCCTTTTTCGTTGCCTAGGTTACACCTTCGGAATACCCCATAAGGGAATTTTTTCTACTCCCCCCAATCTTCACTTTACGCCACGCCGACTCCCCTTTCGTCATAAGGCGTGGAATTAGACCAAGGGGAATCTCTATAGGAACTAGTCCCTTATATTTCGCACATAGGAGATCGAGACACAGCCCCAGGGCTATGGGGAAAGATGTAGATCGATCGCCCTAGATAGACAACTACATAGAGGGTCTCTACTAGTCTATATATTCTTTGATTTCGTTCCCCCCGTAAGAAAAATATTACAACCTATGAGGTCTGCAAGTTTCACATCTAAGTAATACCCGATCCGATAGTTTacgatatagatagatagatatatattTCTAAAGAACATTCTAAGAAAAGATATTAATAGATATCGGTAGTTGTCCGGTCGTACCCAAACAATAATATTCCAGAGGGAAATGCACCTAAGATCAAATATTTCGAGCCGGCTTCCGTAGAAAATTCAGACTTTCTTtttgatgctgtgatcacataaAAACATAAACTTTGAGGCTCAATAGCTAAATACATGGCAATTGAATCATAAGTCGAGATCATAAAGAGCATACCGCGAGTAGGAAGTGGAATTAATACAATGGATTCAAAAGCATCAAACCTCTCTTTTTCGAAAGAATTGAAACACATCGAAATGGTACCAGCCGTACTTAATAATAGAAGGATTTGGCAGAAATATGTAAAATTGTCCCTTCTAAAAAGATTATTCCAGAATAAATGGGAAATAGTTAGGAGAGGTGCGCCAGCGGCGAGCAGAAGCAAGGTTATTAGATACCTCAGGAAAGCCCGGCCAGAACCACATGTGCAAGTTTCCCTGCATGTGGCTCGTCCGTGATAACTTCTTCGGATTTGCGTGAACTAGCGGATCAATCACTAAGTGGGGATGCTCCCTCCAGCATGAGCGAACCCTTTCGGAACTGGTTAAGAATGGGCAGCACTATCCCAGCCCGGATCCAGCTAGGTTCTATTGATCATGTCCCCTTCCCAACAGTTGTACCTTGTCTTGGGGCGTCTTTGGCTTTACGATAGAAAGCTCGCCGGAGAAAGCCAGGTGCCGTAGGTAAGCTCTATTTGGCCCGGAGCATTGGTTTCCCATAACGAATAGGCTAGCTCTATCTCTCAATTACCTATCCTATGCTCGAGAAGGTCCCTCAGTTCCTCAGCAGCACCTCGAGGTGCATTTAGTTATCTTACATGAGACGAGGGCTATTCCCCACTCCATGGCATGACACCTTTCGCTCATTCATTTCGCCCGTCCAGACGCGGCGCCCTTTCTCATTATCATCTACCGCCCTTTCTTTCCTCCCGGCTATTCACGCATGAAGATCGTCGTATGTATGCTCGACTTCGGTTGCCGGTGCAGGATCAGTCACCCGGGCTAACAACCCTCCTCCAAGAAGAATTGTGCTATGCCCCCCGATCCCTATAGAGCGAAAGAGCTGCCTGGTGATCCCTAGGTTGCAGCACGTCCGATCGTTAACTCCTCGCACCGCTGCCGCCGTTTCTAGGACCGACCGATGCCTCACCTGCACAGATACCTACATAGTGTAGTCTTGGTCGCACATTCAACATAGCGTTCGGACTCATGTGCCTTCCAGAACCAGGGGTATTCGAGCCTGTTGCGTACGATTAGCCAGCCTTGCGGCGGCAAAAGGATTAGACGTCCCCCCATGCTACGGTTCCCTGCGGTCCAAACCCGGTGCTGCTTTAGGTTAGGGAGCTGGACGACAATAGCTCCTCCGCATCCCAAAGCGCGCTGCCCTCCTAGGCGCGCAACACTAAGTAATCCAAGCCAACCCACATTACTGACTAACGGTGGATAATCATATTTCTTAGAGATACTAAATACAACTCCATGAATGAGCAAAATGAAGGTTGCATTAATGATAAAGATCTCTGGGGAAACCGCTAAAAAAAGATTGAACATGTGGGAGGATCCGAACGAATTCTGCTTTCATTTCCCCCGTATGGAGCACTGAGTTACTTACGTTACGGTCTTCAGCAGGCAGGCTGCACTCTAGGCGGCTAGGAAGGCTCGCTAGACCAGCAGCCAGACCAAGAATGAATGTGTAATGATGGTGATTCCACACCAGGCTCAATAAATAATTGAATGTAGAAAGGGGATCCTAAACAAAAAAGGAGTCCATGACCCCTTTTTAGAGCGTATAAGGGGAGGTCGAATTCCAAACCTTTTCTCTCGAGTATACCCATTACCAAAAAATATACGTCACTTTGGGACACATGCGCATAGCTGCCGCGCGTGGCTAAAGGTCAACCAAAAAAAAGAGCTCAAACTCTTTTTTTTTAGTTCCACTGAGAAAGTCTTTTCTTATAAAAGACGCCACTCTACGAGGGAAGATGCAGATAAAAGGCCAATAGCCTGATGTCAGCTTCTACGGCATAAGCTTTAGATCTATCAACGAATAATAAACATTTCATAAGAAAAGCAAAATTTTTTGTTTAAATCTCAAAGAAAGGTATAGGTGAAATTTGGAACAGTCATTTCAAtctttttcttccaattctaAGAAAGAAAAATCCGTCAATAAATGACGAACTCCATTATACAGATGATAGGACAGGGCTAAGGCAGTAATCTCGACGGAGATTAGGATGAGCTTTGATGAATAAAAGAAGAATTGGTAGAAATTCTCATAGGTGAAGCAAATCAAACCAATTTTCAGACAAAGaagataaaaaaagaaaagtatagtGGCTAGGAAAGCTCCGGAGATTCTATGGGAAATTGAAAACGTCGAAGTAAGCTGTGGCTTATAAATAGGAAGATGAGGAGATAAGGGGCGAAGGATATTCATGATATTCGGAAAGATTTATGTTCATTCGCTCTGCTCGCAGAGCGGTATACCGAAAAAAAGAAGCGACTACCTTACTTAAGCAATTcttcttattcttattctttcTTAGTTGAAGTTCCTATAttggttttttctttcttttatgaaTGTTATAACTCCTAATTCTTTGGTAGCGGACCTCTTTGATAGTTCGACCGTTATCCCCCGTCTAACTCAACTATTCGACTGTACGGCTATTGTGATTGCGAGAGAAAGGAGGGATGGCTCCTTCCTTTACCATCTGGCGGTTGAAAACAAAAGTGCTTCCAGGTACACGGCTGTTAGGCTCATCCAAGGCGTATTTACGGAAGTAGCAGGGAACTTGACCGTCAAGTTTGAAAAAAGCTGGCCAAGCCTGTGTCACTTTCTTACGTCAGGAGAAAGGGAGATCAAAGAAGTATGGGGCCGATACGCGAAGGATCAAATCATAGAGATAGCGGATCTTAAGAGGCGGAAGAAAAGGAACCTCGGCGACCCAGAGATCGCGGAGTCCGCGCCCGTGCCGAAAGTGAAGAAGCTTTCCTCTCCTTTCAGTCGAGCATGCCCGCCCTTTAGCACTTCCCTTCCCTTACTCTAGggcttttcttctcttcttctagTGAAAGCCACTTGACTGTAAGGAGAGGAGCTTAAAACCAATATCTTGGGGAAAGGCCTCTACTCTACGAACCAAGTCTTTCTGACGAGGCACCAGCTTTCTTTTTTGATCCCTGAGTAGCATTTCCTTTCACTGAGGAATGGGCGGATGCTTTAACATAGGCGGATGTGGGACACAGAAAGAATAGATTCAGGTGCTCCTGAGTCAAGAGATTCTTCTCCCTAAGTAGCATTCTTGTAAGTACAGAAGGAATTCTCCTGTCTCTGAAAAGATAAAGCTAAAAGCAATCTCTGGTATAGATATTGATATTGACCCGCCTCTACGGGAGGTGGGTGGGGATCAAGAGAAGCAAGGCCGGGCACATCATACTCTTCAGGGATTGTGTCATGTCAATTTTCATAGTGAATTTCTTGCGTATCCACCCTGAAAGCGAGAGCTCGAGGCGGTGGGAAAGGAGAATCAACAAGATAGGATGCTCTGTCCCAACTAACAAGAGTAGGAAGATTCCAGCTTTGAATCTTGTGCTTGACGGTGATCATTTCTGCCACGTCGTAACAGTCTTTAGTGCTTTCTGTTTCAATGGTTTGGAACCCTTCTTACTTTCTTTATTATATCGGGGAATTTTTTCTCTTGGTCCGCTAACTCCATAAAGGGCTGGTGGGTGGGGGTAGAGCCTCTAGCGCCAATGTCGATGAATCAAAGGTGTCTGTTTATGGTATGGAATAGGAAGAGCAAGAATGGAACCGCTATCGCTTGTCCTATCATCCGCGATGAGCTTCTTTCATTCGTCAGTATGGGGTAGGTAGAGTCCTTTGCTCGTATGCTTGGCATTACTATAGTCGCACCAGTCTTCCTTCCTTTTTAGTGCACATGAAACGGAAACCCTAATAGAGACTACCCACACGGTGATCAAAACTCTTCCTTCTCTGCTTCACTGTCAATTGATTGGCGCATGAACGAAGCTGTAACGGAGCATGTACGCGACGATCAAACACGGCTTTGCCAGCTGCCTGTGATAGGAAAAAGAAAACTTGATCAGATAGTTCGTGCGGGGCATTTCCCACCTCGCCTTTGATCTTTCCCTTGCCGTGTAGGTAAAGCTAGAAGAGCCTCATTGGCCCGACAGCTGACAAGCAAACCTTCCATTCTTATGTTTACATCACTTCTCTCTTTCTCGCATTGACCGGACAAAGGTTTCAAATGAGCATCCCATGGGGCAGCCATAGCTTGAACCTTCCTTCTCGCAGTCAGCTATATAACTCAGGCAGCAAAGGTTCGAGCAGGATGGCGGTTAGTCTTCCTCGTCTCTTTCGGGTGGGCGGCGGGAATAGCTCTTCTAGCATCAGCATGGATTGACCAGAGACTGGGAGTAGTCGTCATCTTTTTCCATAGTAGTCATCCAGCAATAAAGGGAAAGACCACTTAGCGCAGTGGAATAGGAAAGAGAGCGTCGAGCACAGCTTTCGTGTCACCAGAAATCCTTTTTCGTTTATTGGGAGACTGAATGAAAAAGGCTTTGTCAAGCAGGCATGATTGTCACGTCGATCGACAGTTGAGAAATACTATCTCCGGGGCCCTCACTTTAGGGCTATCTTTCACCGTTGACAGACATGGTTCAACGTGCCAGCTACGCTTCCTCTTCTAGAACAGTGACAGCCTAGTCTGATTCCCCCTTCCGAAAGTGCCACAGCTCCTTCTATCACAACCCCTGAAAACTGGGCATTCGAAGCATCAATCTCATTCTATGCTCTATGCCATCTTCCTTATACTTTGACTATTAATTCATGTGCACAAACCTCCCTCACAAAGGAAAGCGGGAAAGTCATCTTTGCAAACAAAGGCCTTCTTTTTATACTATGGCATCTTGTCCAAAGCGAGCGGTCATGTAAACCCTTTGTCTGTTCGGCTCTTTCCTTTAATAAGAACAATCTAAATGTGACACTTTCACGACGAAATACCGGGAATTTTTGATACGTCAGTCTCCCAGGAAATTAAGCCAATGATCGACTGTCCCTGCCCATTCTAACGGGGCATTCTATTCCTTCAAGTCCCACAGCTCTAAATGTGCCTATTCCTTCGACACCTTTCCATGGAAACAGGGGAAAAATGGCTTATTCCACATCAACCTAAGCCCGCTTATTCCGACTAAGTGATCCATTGGCAAAAAGAGGGCCTTCCTCCTTCTTGCTTGAAGCTCTGTCAAAGAAGCATTCTATTCCGAAAAGGCTTAGGGCTAGGCTAAACCTCCCTTAAAGCCATGAAGTCCCAGAGCTTATTCCAAGAACTGGTGATATTCCCTTAACTGCGGATTCAATAGCACCGGTTATGAACCCCAAAAACAACAGGAAAGAGAGCACCGTCTACTCAGACTATCACACCGGCAACGAGAGCAGTAAGAGCAGATAGTGGAACAGAACTAGCAGCAGATAGGCATTCAGTTAGCTTGAAAACGGACTCGTAGTTAGAAATCAGATGCTTCCTCAACAACTATCTTTAGAATGTCCTATCTCTCTCTTCAAAGCTTTAAAACGAGCTAGAAGGCTTCTCTTAAAGCAGAAAAATAGGAGTTATAGTAGTTTCAGCTATTCAATTTGAATGAGTGCCCTCACTTCCTTTCCTTACTACGATAtgcccaaaaaaaagaaaaagaaagtgcaACATATCAAAGAGCGATGACACAAATTATCAGTGACCTCCTACATAACATATGCGAGCCTTACCTGGACGATTTGGTAGTCTTTTCAAAAGAAAGAACCGACCACATCAAAAATTTACGCAAGGTCTTCGAAAGGTTAAGAAAACATCAATTGAAGATGAACCcgaaaaaatgtgcattcgggatCGGGCGGAGGCCTTAAATCAGTAGGGCAATAGCATAGCTATTATTGACCTGACCCCTATTACATTACTTAAGCCTACTCTTTCTTCAAGATACGAAACGAGCAGCCGAAAACGGCTGTCCCTATTGTATTTTAGATGGAGTCATCTACAGGGCTAAGAATCTTACCTTTACTTAGAGAGGGGTAGCGGTACCATGCTCTTCCGTGCTCGTAGGTTGACTCACCTATGCATCCCGACTAAGGTCTCACAAACGTGCACTTCCCTTATGCATCCAACCGCTTCACTAATGTGAATAGGTTATACAGAAGGGTAGGTTGGTTATATACTCTTATGCGCCTTCCTTCTTCGAACCTTTTGGTATGTATTGCCCCCTAACTATAGATCAGATCCACCAGACAAGAAACTCAATTCCGCACTGCTGCTGAGTCGTCGGACTTATCCACCAAGGGATTCGTGGAATTTCTGTGGATTGCGTTGGGGGAAATCTACCAAAGCTAGGCAGATAGATAGACTCCTTTCCCGCTGCTAAGGGAGAGCAAGAAAGAAAATCAAATGATTGTTTTTTAACCAGCGCCCTCTTTTGGGTATGCAGGTACTAAGAGTCCTCTCACTACCAACCAGCAGACATCATCTGGCTGGGTCTTGCCGGTATCAACAACGAGGAAGAAACAACCAAATGGAAACAGCAACTAACTATGGCTCTTGGCCCAGACAACGTCCTAGGCGTAGGGGAGATCGGAGCAACAGGGAATGCCTAGACGACGTTTTTCTTCCTAGGCTGCAGTAAGTAGATCGAGAGGTCGTTCCGCCCCTTGTCCCCGAATATGGGGAATATGTTCTCATAAAATCTTGCTCCAATCTGACCTAGCTGGCGAGCGATCCCAGTTCGCGACAGAGAACAAGACAGCAAGCGAGCGTACTTTTGTTCGCTTCTTCTCCACCAAGCACGGAAGTTTAAGGATAACTGTAGGTCGGTGGCTACCTAAGGAAACTCCGATTCGATCCGCCCCCTGGCTGGGAGGCATCTACCTCATCCCGATCACAAGGAGAGGTTCACTATGATGGGGGTACTTTTTTTTCCCTTAAGGAAAAAATGAAATGCATAGGGGACCATCCTTTTGTTGCGGCATGCTCCTCAGATTTACGGATTCGCAGGGGGCCTCAGGCCCTACTTAGTTTCGCAAGCCTTTGTCATTGTCAGTCAACTAAGTAGGGCCTTTTCCTTTTTGTTTGAATAACCCATTCTCATTATCTTTAATAAGTAAAGTAGGCAAACCTATAGGTCCTTAGTAGCGTTGACAAAGAAGAAGGAGCCGGTTAAAAGAAAGCGAATCTTTCCATTTTTCttataattatataataatataaaatagaaagaaatttcttattattatatatagGCCAGCTTGACAAGCAACCCTTCCTCTTGATCTGAGGTGCGAAGAGAAAGATTTCTTTTTTATGACTTCCACTTTCGATCCCGGCCCAGAAAAATGACCGATCAGGGCAGGGCCCTATTGATAAATGAAAGAAAGGGTTTATGAGCCCTAGCCCTGTAAGCCCACACCTGTGTAGAGTAGATCGTTCAACACCTGCGGCACAAACCCATTTTGAACCTATTGGTCCTAGTATCATAGGCGACCGAACGGCCGCCCCCTAATTACTAGACCAACCTGCTATAATAATTCCATAAACACCTAGCGAAGATATGGCAAACAAATAAAGTAGCCCTATGTTCGGATCTGACAATACCATACCATAATCAAAAGGTACAACGGCCCGAGCGACCAGACTTAACATAAATGTAGCCACTGGAGCCATTCTAAAAAGGGAGAAATTAGCACTACTTGGTGAA
Encoded proteins:
- the LOC104110450 gene encoding LOW QUALITY PROTEIN: uncharacterized protein (The sequence of the model RefSeq protein was modified relative to this genomic sequence to represent the inferred CDS: substituted 1 base at 1 genomic stop codon); the protein is MSMNQRCLFMVWNRKSKNGTAIACPIIRDELLSFVSMGSDPPDKKLNSALLLSRRTYPPRDSWNFSPSFGYAGTKSPLTTNQQTSSGWVLPGRSEQQGMPRRRFSSXAAVSRSRGRSAPCPRIWGICSHKILLQSDLAGERSQFATENKTASERTFVRFFSTKHGSLRITVGRWLPKETPIRSAPWLGGIYLIPITRRGSL